In a single window of the Carassius gibelio isolate Cgi1373 ecotype wild population from Czech Republic chromosome A12, carGib1.2-hapl.c, whole genome shotgun sequence genome:
- the si:ch211-131k2.2 gene encoding protachykinin isoform X2: MEIWKLSAFMLTILALACSVQGLSFTLNRDHWISDNWEDEPVEETLASQVASLLKRSKSHPFYGLMGKRSKVFQPVKMERRRHKGDMFVGLMGKRSSGGDFRRTIPESSTAMDKSGDLNKQTDEREEWNRLQYY, from the exons ATGGAGATTTGGAAACTCTCAGCGTTTATGCTCACCATACTTGCTCTTGCCTGTAGTGTTCAAGGATTGTCTTTCACTCTTAACAGAGACCACTGGATCTCAGATAACTGGGAG GATGAACCAGTGGAGGAGACACTAGCCAGCCAAGTGGCCAGTCTACTCAAAAGATCCAAATCTCATCCATTCTATGGACTTATGGGCAAACGCTCCA AAGTTTTCCAGCCTGTGAAAATGGAACGAAGAA GGCATAAGGGGGACATGTTTGTGGGACTCATGGGCAAGAGATCTTCAGGAG GTGATTTCAGAAGAACAATCCCAGAGAGCAGCACAGCCATGGACAAATCTGGAGATCTGAACAAACAAACAG ATGAGCGAGAGGAATGGAACAGACTGCAGTATTACTGA
- the si:ch211-131k2.2 gene encoding protachykinin isoform X1, with product MEIWKLSAFMLTILALACSVQGLSFTLNRDHWISDNWEDEPVEETLASQVASLLKRSKSHPFYGLMGKRSKVFQPVKMERRRHKGDMFVGLMGKRSSGGMAFLCSTYTGDFRRTIPESSTAMDKSGDLNKQTDEREEWNRLQYY from the exons ATGGAGATTTGGAAACTCTCAGCGTTTATGCTCACCATACTTGCTCTTGCCTGTAGTGTTCAAGGATTGTCTTTCACTCTTAACAGAGACCACTGGATCTCAGATAACTGGGAG GATGAACCAGTGGAGGAGACACTAGCCAGCCAAGTGGCCAGTCTACTCAAAAGATCCAAATCTCATCCATTCTATGGACTTATGGGCAAACGCTCCA AAGTTTTCCAGCCTGTGAAAATGGAACGAAGAA GGCATAAGGGGGACATGTTTGTGGGACTCATGGGCAAGAGATCTTCAGGAGGTATGGCTTTCCTCTGCTCTACGTACACAG GTGATTTCAGAAGAACAATCCCAGAGAGCAGCACAGCCATGGACAAATCTGGAGATCTGAACAAACAAACAG ATGAGCGAGAGGAATGGAACAGACTGCAGTATTACTGA